The Streptomyces sp. NBC_01275 genome has a segment encoding these proteins:
- a CDS encoding ABC transporter permease, with protein sequence MAFVNWIVNWLKRYFVVIAGLLTLAYLLLPNVVVTVFSFNKPKGRFNYQWQQFSTDAWKDPCGVAGLCGSLSISLQIAVWATIGATALGTMIAFALVRYRFRARGAVNSLIFLPMAMPEVVMAASLLTLFLNMGAQLGFWTILIAHIMFCLSFVVTAVKARVMSMDPRLEQAAQDLYAGPAQTFLRVTLPIAAPGIAAGALLAFALSFDDFIITNFNAGSTVTFPMFVWGSAQRGTPVQINVIGTAMFMIAVLLVLTSMVIGKRRNKQKA encoded by the coding sequence ATGGCCTTCGTCAACTGGATTGTCAACTGGCTCAAGCGTTATTTCGTGGTCATCGCGGGACTTCTGACGCTCGCCTATCTCCTCCTGCCCAACGTCGTCGTGACGGTGTTCTCCTTCAACAAACCGAAGGGGCGCTTCAACTACCAGTGGCAGCAGTTCTCCACGGACGCCTGGAAGGACCCCTGCGGGGTCGCCGGACTGTGCGGATCGCTGTCGATCAGCCTCCAGATCGCCGTCTGGGCGACGATCGGCGCGACCGCCCTCGGCACGATGATCGCCTTCGCGCTCGTCCGCTACCGCTTCCGCGCGCGGGGCGCCGTCAACTCGCTGATCTTCCTGCCCATGGCGATGCCCGAGGTCGTCATGGCGGCCTCGCTGCTCACCCTGTTCCTCAACATGGGCGCTCAGCTGGGATTCTGGACGATCCTCATCGCGCACATCATGTTCTGCCTCAGCTTCGTCGTGACGGCCGTCAAGGCGCGTGTCATGTCGATGGACCCGCGCCTGGAGCAGGCCGCCCAGGACCTCTACGCCGGACCGGCGCAGACGTTCCTGCGCGTCACCCTGCCCATCGCGGCCCCCGGAATCGCCGCGGGCGCGCTGCTCGCCTTCGCGCTCTCCTTCGACGATTTCATCATCACCAATTTCAACGCGGGCTCGACCGTCACCTTCCCCATGTTCGTCTGGGGTTCGGCACAGCGCGGCACGCCCGTTCAGATCAATGTCATCGGTACGGCCATGTTCATGATCGCCGTACTGCTCGTCCTGACCTCGATGGTCATCGGGAAACGCCGCAACAAGCAAAAGGCGTAG
- a CDS encoding ATP/GTP-binding protein, with product MDGDGTRDVRGTHANPVPRPAGPPQLPPRPGHAPSATPADAVAEWLNEERPAARPGIWRFGYRLPKAARATERLAPVTVIGMLVPLAVALVLWSVWRRGGMPYQFTLLRLFTPDDWWWGGTIASPKNMEGAEARVVYDGVFFTVLVYAMGRLGSWPDALRHFIGRRPQPARAALALLGALVALSFVFPSAFGVGWDALPVVDPLFSLIVLISGSYELFASPLFTNALYTVITLLVVWPFARLGGWLPYGKERLAARRAGPETKAPTIERPRAQWPELRGAGQHEAAELLTAEVAAGRMNDVDCARVQWAWTARLGEFRETVLRQGGSAWTHPSGARDLPRRTARHDLLAGQVRIGRWPAAERTPVAYHDAGAALGPDVLGTSLLAVGPSGSGKTRTLIEPLTEALALQALTGGCAVVAVSSAGSPLGADSAFDVIVRIGDPSSVHDLDPYAESDDPDEVAAILAEALVGDLDVGGGAATALAQVLGPYRTVHGRFPALPELRELLEGESAAVFALREAVAGHEVMRRELEARIRQTGAPGDVGRALADRLALLNRPVFAEFFGGDRREAREAHRAFSLRAVAHHPLRVRIDLPERGHEEAARLITRLVLAQFHAVARERRGHFACLVLDDATGTVTAESVRRIQRLRSQNAGVVLALRTVGDVPEALHGPLYGAVGCRMAFSGVTTWDGSRFAQTWGTEWVETTEVAKHTVFADQPMTRAIHALRKLVTGKAVTTDAVTVRQVERERWSASQLAHEIPPGHAVLSLTSVGGEHAPPLLVDLRG from the coding sequence ATGGACGGCGACGGCACGCGGGACGTACGCGGGACGCATGCGAATCCTGTGCCGCGCCCTGCGGGACCGCCGCAGCTGCCGCCGCGGCCCGGACACGCCCCGTCCGCAACGCCCGCCGACGCCGTCGCCGAGTGGCTGAACGAGGAACGGCCGGCCGCCCGGCCCGGCATCTGGCGTTTCGGATACCGCCTGCCGAAGGCCGCCCGGGCGACAGAACGGCTCGCTCCGGTCACCGTGATCGGCATGCTGGTGCCGCTGGCCGTGGCACTGGTGCTGTGGTCCGTGTGGCGACGGGGCGGGATGCCGTACCAGTTCACCCTGCTGCGCCTGTTCACCCCGGACGACTGGTGGTGGGGCGGCACGATCGCCTCCCCGAAGAACATGGAGGGCGCCGAGGCCCGGGTGGTCTACGACGGCGTCTTCTTCACGGTCCTCGTCTACGCCATGGGCCGGCTGGGCAGCTGGCCCGACGCCCTGCGGCACTTCATCGGCCGTCGCCCCCAGCCCGCCCGGGCCGCCCTCGCCCTGCTCGGCGCGCTCGTCGCCCTCAGCTTCGTCTTCCCCAGCGCCTTCGGGGTCGGCTGGGACGCCCTGCCGGTCGTCGACCCGCTCTTCTCGCTCATCGTCCTGATCTCCGGCAGCTACGAGCTGTTCGCCTCCCCCCTGTTCACCAACGCGCTGTACACGGTCATCACGCTGCTCGTGGTGTGGCCGTTCGCCCGGCTCGGCGGCTGGCTGCCGTACGGGAAGGAACGACTCGCCGCCCGCCGCGCCGGGCCCGAGACCAAGGCGCCCACCATCGAGCGGCCCCGCGCCCAGTGGCCCGAGCTGCGGGGCGCCGGGCAGCACGAGGCGGCCGAGCTGCTGACCGCCGAGGTGGCCGCCGGGCGGATGAACGACGTCGACTGCGCGCGGGTGCAGTGGGCGTGGACGGCGCGCCTCGGGGAGTTCCGGGAGACCGTGCTGCGCCAGGGCGGATCCGCCTGGACCCATCCGTCCGGGGCTCGCGACCTGCCCCGCCGCACCGCACGCCACGACCTGCTCGCCGGTCAGGTGCGCATCGGCCGCTGGCCCGCCGCCGAGCGCACTCCGGTCGCCTACCACGACGCGGGCGCCGCGCTCGGCCCGGACGTGCTGGGCACCTCGCTGCTCGCGGTGGGGCCGTCGGGCTCGGGCAAGACCCGCACGCTGATCGAACCGCTCACCGAGGCGCTGGCGCTGCAGGCGCTCACCGGCGGCTGCGCCGTCGTCGCGGTGTCCTCGGCCGGGAGCCCGCTCGGCGCCGACTCCGCGTTCGACGTGATCGTACGGATAGGGGACCCGTCGTCCGTGCACGACCTGGACCCGTACGCGGAGTCCGACGACCCGGACGAGGTGGCCGCGATCCTCGCCGAGGCGCTGGTCGGCGATCTGGACGTAGGGGGCGGCGCGGCCACCGCGCTCGCCCAGGTCCTGGGCCCCTACCGGACCGTGCACGGACGCTTCCCCGCCCTGCCGGAACTGCGCGAGCTGCTGGAGGGCGAGTCGGCCGCGGTGTTCGCGCTGCGCGAGGCGGTCGCCGGGCACGAGGTCATGCGCCGCGAGCTGGAGGCCCGCATCCGCCAGACGGGCGCGCCCGGCGACGTGGGCCGGGCCCTCGCCGACCGCCTCGCGCTGCTGAACCGGCCGGTGTTCGCCGAGTTCTTCGGGGGCGACCGGCGTGAGGCGCGGGAAGCGCACCGGGCGTTCTCGCTGCGCGCCGTCGCCCATCACCCCCTGCGGGTCCGCATCGACCTGCCCGAGCGGGGTCACGAGGAGGCCGCCCGGCTGATCACCCGGCTCGTCCTCGCCCAGTTCCACGCCGTCGCCCGGGAGCGGCGCGGCCACTTCGCCTGTCTGGTCCTGGACGACGCGACGGGCACGGTCACCGCCGAGTCGGTGCGCCGCATCCAGCGGCTGCGCTCGCAGAACGCGGGCGTGGTACTGGCCCTGCGCACCGTCGGCGACGTCCCGGAGGCGCTGCACGGGCCGCTGTACGGGGCCGTCGGCTGCCGGATGGCGTTCTCCGGCGTGACCACCTGGGACGGCAGCCGGTTCGCGCAGACCTGGGGCACCGAGTGGGTGGAGACCACGGAGGTCGCCAAGCACACCGTCTTCGCCGACCAGCCCATGACCCGCGCCATCCACGCCCTGCGCAAACTGGTGACCGGCAAGGCCGTGACCACGGACGCGGTGACCGTGCGCCAGGTCGAGCGGGAGCGCTGGTCCGCCTCCCAGCTGGCCCACGAGATCCCGCCCGGCCACGCGGTGCTGTCCCTGACGAGCGTGGGCGGCGAGCACGCGCCCCCGCTGCTGGTGGACCTGCGGGGCTGA
- a CDS encoding PucR family transcriptional regulator: MPPTLASLVHHSALKLTVRAGEDRLDVPVRWAHVSELADPVPYMEGGELLLITALKLDTEDPQAMRRYVKRLVGAGVVGLGFAVGVNYEEIPGALVEAAEQEGLPLLEVPRRTPFLAISKAVSAAIAADQYRAVTDGFAAQRELTRQALTDGPEGLLAALASQVDGWAALYDASGAVVAAAPEWAGRRAARLTAEVERLRERSSPTVVGGSENAESGESADRVELHSLGTGRRPRAALAVGTAAALGTAERYAVHSAIALLTLTTERSRALQAAEQRIGAAVLRMLLAGEPDHARAVAGELYGELLDAPFRVIVAESRRPSVPGAAETGTGSGADPLGAVAEIVESAAARSGEAVLVVPEGERLVVLGADEGATVAACAHHVAALDLARTAGGGREAGEETDLVVGLSAPAGPNGAASAYRQAEQALSVARRRGRVYVEHAELSDGSVLPLLADDAVKAFADGLLRPLYDHDATGRGDLVASLRAWLSRHGQWDAAAADLGVHRHTLRYRMRRVEEILGRSLDDPDVRMELWLALKATSAE; the protein is encoded by the coding sequence ATGCCCCCCACGCTCGCCTCGCTCGTCCATCACTCCGCGCTGAAGCTGACCGTGCGCGCGGGCGAGGACCGGCTGGACGTGCCGGTGCGCTGGGCGCATGTCAGCGAGCTCGCGGACCCCGTGCCGTACATGGAGGGCGGGGAGCTGCTGCTGATCACCGCGCTCAAACTGGACACGGAGGACCCGCAGGCCATGCGGCGCTATGTGAAGCGCCTGGTGGGAGCCGGAGTGGTCGGGCTCGGCTTCGCCGTCGGCGTCAACTACGAGGAGATCCCCGGGGCGCTCGTCGAGGCGGCCGAGCAGGAGGGCCTGCCCCTGCTGGAGGTGCCGCGCCGCACCCCGTTCCTGGCGATCAGCAAGGCGGTGTCGGCGGCGATCGCGGCCGACCAGTACCGGGCGGTGACGGACGGCTTCGCCGCCCAGCGGGAGCTGACCAGACAGGCGCTGACGGACGGTCCGGAGGGGCTGCTGGCCGCGCTCGCCTCGCAGGTCGACGGCTGGGCGGCGCTCTACGACGCCTCGGGCGCCGTCGTCGCGGCCGCGCCGGAGTGGGCGGGCCGCCGGGCCGCGCGGCTGACGGCGGAGGTGGAACGGCTGCGGGAGCGGTCGTCGCCGACCGTGGTCGGCGGGTCGGAGAACGCCGAGTCGGGCGAGAGCGCCGACCGGGTCGAGCTGCACTCCCTGGGCACCGGCCGCCGCCCGCGCGCCGCGCTCGCCGTCGGCACGGCGGCGGCCCTGGGCACCGCCGAGCGGTACGCCGTCCACTCGGCCATCGCCCTGCTCACCCTCACCACGGAACGCTCCCGAGCCCTCCAGGCCGCGGAGCAGCGGATCGGCGCGGCGGTGCTGCGGATGCTGCTCGCGGGCGAGCCGGACCATGCACGGGCCGTCGCCGGGGAGCTGTACGGCGAGCTGCTCGACGCGCCTTTCCGGGTGATCGTCGCCGAGTCGAGGCGCCCGAGCGTGCCGGGCGCCGCCGAAACCGGCACGGGCAGCGGTGCCGACCCCTTGGGCGCCGTGGCCGAGATCGTGGAGTCGGCGGCCGCCCGGTCCGGGGAGGCCGTGCTGGTGGTGCCCGAGGGCGAGCGGCTGGTGGTGCTGGGCGCGGACGAGGGGGCGACCGTGGCGGCGTGCGCGCACCACGTGGCGGCGCTGGACCTGGCGCGGACCGCCGGAGGCGGACGCGAGGCGGGCGAGGAGACCGATCTCGTCGTGGGTCTGTCGGCGCCGGCCGGCCCGAACGGGGCCGCGTCGGCGTACCGGCAGGCCGAGCAGGCGCTGTCCGTGGCGCGGCGACGGGGCCGGGTGTACGTGGAGCACGCGGAGCTGTCGGACGGATCCGTGCTGCCGCTGCTCGCGGACGACGCGGTGAAGGCGTTCGCGGACGGCCTGCTGCGCCCGCTGTACGACCATGACGCGACCGGCCGGGGCGATCTGGTGGCCTCGCTGCGCGCCTGGCTGTCCCGGCACGGTCAGTGGGACGCGGCGGCGGCCGACCTCGGCGTCCACCGCCACACGCTCCGCTACCGGATGCGCAGGGTGGAGGAGATCCTCGGCCGATCCCTGGACGACCCGGACGTGCGGATGGAGCTGTGGCTGGCGTTGAAGGCGACGTCGGCGGAGTAG
- a CDS encoding phosphatase PAP2 family protein: MQGVQAPRATALLLGLPLLLFALITWQVVVDGPLLRLDGRLSRALIHPDRAAELLSDLGNVQIAVPVLILVAVYVARLAWAAGRALWWAPSVAAQLLMALVPLIVVPLKEWTGRPGTPVVPPATGYYPSGHTATAVVAYGASVLILLPWLLTAFVRRLAVGVGALLVLAVSYGLVRHGYHWPLDVVASWCLCAALLGALWLFLRRLRARL; encoded by the coding sequence ATGCAGGGCGTCCAGGCTCCGCGCGCTACCGCCCTTCTCCTCGGTCTGCCCCTGCTCCTCTTCGCGCTGATCACCTGGCAGGTCGTCGTCGACGGGCCGCTGCTGCGGCTCGACGGGCGGCTCAGCCGGGCCCTGATCCACCCGGACCGGGCCGCCGAGCTGCTGTCCGACCTGGGCAATGTGCAGATCGCGGTGCCCGTGCTGATCCTGGTCGCGGTGTACGTGGCCCGGCTGGCGTGGGCGGCGGGCAGGGCGCTGTGGTGGGCGCCGTCCGTCGCCGCGCAGCTCCTGATGGCGCTGGTGCCGCTGATCGTCGTACCCCTGAAGGAGTGGACCGGCCGGCCGGGGACGCCCGTCGTGCCGCCCGCCACCGGGTACTACCCCTCCGGGCACACGGCGACGGCCGTCGTCGCCTACGGGGCCTCGGTGCTGATCCTGCTGCCGTGGCTGCTGACGGCGTTCGTCCGGCGGCTGGCCGTCGGCGTCGGCGCGCTCCTCGTGCTGGCCGTGTCCTACGGGCTGGTCCGGCACGGGTATCACTGGCCGCTGGACGTGGTGGCCAGCTGGTGCCTGTGCGCGGCGCTGCTGGGGGCGCTGTGGCTCTTCCTCCGGCGGCTGCGGGCCCGGCTCTGA
- a CDS encoding ABC transporter permease, with translation MATLTEAPPPLSPAAPEKKPPRKRGRLTPYWLLLPGLLWLVVFFALPMIYQGSTSVQTGSLEEGYKVTWHLATYWDALSEYWPQFLRSGLYAFAATVLCLVLGYPLAYLIAFRAGRWRNLIMILVIAPFFTSFLIRTLAWKTILADSGPVVGALNTLHILDVTSWLGWTAGDRVLATPLAVVCGLTYNFLPFMILPLYTSLERIDGRLHEAAGDLYARPITTFRKVTFPLSMPGVVSGTLLTFIPAAGDYVNAELLGSTDTRMIGNVIQTQFLRVLDYPTAAALSFILMAAILLMVTLYIRRSGTEDLV, from the coding sequence ATGGCGACGCTCACCGAGGCGCCCCCGCCGCTCTCCCCGGCCGCCCCCGAGAAGAAGCCGCCGCGCAAGCGCGGGCGCCTCACGCCGTACTGGCTGCTGCTGCCCGGTCTGCTCTGGCTGGTCGTGTTCTTCGCGCTGCCGATGATCTACCAGGGCTCCACGTCCGTGCAGACGGGCTCCCTGGAGGAGGGCTACAAGGTCACCTGGCACCTGGCGACCTACTGGGACGCGCTGAGCGAGTACTGGCCGCAGTTCCTGCGCTCGGGCCTGTACGCGTTCGCCGCGACCGTCCTGTGTCTGGTGCTGGGCTACCCGCTGGCCTATCTGATCGCCTTCCGCGCGGGACGCTGGCGCAACCTGATCATGATCCTGGTGATCGCGCCGTTCTTCACCAGCTTCCTGATCCGCACGCTCGCCTGGAAGACGATCCTCGCGGACAGCGGCCCGGTCGTCGGCGCCCTCAACACGCTGCACATCCTGGACGTCACCAGCTGGCTCGGCTGGACCGCCGGCGACCGCGTCCTGGCCACGCCGCTCGCCGTCGTCTGCGGTCTGACGTACAACTTCCTGCCGTTCATGATCCTGCCGCTGTACACCTCGCTGGAGCGCATCGACGGGCGGCTGCACGAGGCGGCGGGCGACCTGTACGCCCGGCCCATCACCACCTTCCGCAAGGTCACCTTCCCGCTGTCGATGCCCGGCGTGGTCTCCGGGACGCTGCTGACCTTCATCCCGGCGGCCGGCGACTACGTCAACGCCGAACTCCTCGGCTCCACCGACACCCGCATGATCGGAAACGTCATCCAGACCCAGTTCCTGCGAGTTCTGGACTATCCGACGGCAGCGGCCCTCTCCTTCATTCTCATGGCCGCCATTCTGCTCATGGTCACCCTCTACATCCGCAGGTCCGGGACGGAGGATCTGGTTTAA
- a CDS encoding FAD-binding oxidoreductase, whose protein sequence is MAPSAMSRGTEDNSNWTKSLSEAQPVPYWLEDPGKPHPEPALTGPESCDLLVVGGGYTGLWTALVAKEREPQRDVVLLEGREVGWAASGRNGGFCAASLTHGLANGLARWPDEIHRLEELGARNLDEIEAAIARHGIDCDFERTGEIDVATETYQAWELRDWYEELARKGLAEGVEFLDADAVREQVASPTFEAGLYDRRGVAMLHPAKLAWGLKQACVRLGVRVYEHTPALTLKPYGAGMAVRTPYGSVRARHVALGTNIFPNLVKRVRAYTVPVYDYALMTEPLSPEQLDSIGWKNRQGLGDSANQFHYFRLSADNRILWGGYDAIYPYGGRVRAEYDDRPETYAKLAGHFFGCFPQLEGVRFTHAWGGAIDTCSRFSAFFGTAHHGKVSYAAGYTGLGVGATRFGAEVMLDLLSGERTERTELEMVRKKPLPFPPEPFAWTGIALTKWSLARADAHGGRRNLWLKTMDRLGLGFDS, encoded by the coding sequence ATGGCCCCAAGCGCCATGAGCCGTGGCACAGAGGACAACAGCAACTGGACGAAGTCGCTTTCCGAAGCGCAGCCGGTCCCGTACTGGCTGGAAGACCCCGGCAAGCCCCACCCCGAGCCCGCGCTCACCGGCCCCGAAAGCTGCGACCTGCTGGTCGTCGGGGGCGGCTACACGGGACTGTGGACCGCGCTCGTCGCCAAGGAGCGCGAGCCGCAGCGGGACGTGGTGCTGCTGGAGGGCCGCGAGGTGGGCTGGGCCGCCTCGGGCCGCAACGGAGGGTTCTGCGCGGCCTCCCTCACCCACGGGCTGGCCAACGGGCTCGCCCGCTGGCCGGACGAGATCCACCGGCTGGAGGAGCTGGGCGCCCGCAACCTCGACGAGATCGAGGCGGCCATCGCCCGGCACGGCATCGACTGCGACTTCGAGCGCACCGGCGAGATCGACGTCGCCACGGAGACGTACCAGGCGTGGGAACTGCGCGACTGGTACGAGGAGCTGGCCCGCAAGGGCCTCGCCGAGGGCGTCGAGTTCCTCGACGCCGACGCGGTCCGCGAGCAGGTCGCCTCGCCCACCTTCGAGGCGGGCCTGTACGACCGCCGGGGCGTGGCCATGCTCCACCCCGCCAAGCTGGCCTGGGGCCTGAAGCAGGCGTGCGTCCGCCTCGGCGTCCGCGTCTACGAGCACACCCCCGCGCTGACGCTGAAACCGTACGGCGCGGGGATGGCCGTACGCACCCCCTACGGATCCGTGCGCGCCCGGCATGTCGCGCTCGGGACGAACATCTTCCCGAACCTGGTGAAGCGGGTGCGCGCCTACACCGTCCCGGTCTACGACTACGCGCTGATGACCGAACCGCTCAGTCCCGAGCAGCTGGACTCGATCGGCTGGAAGAACCGGCAGGGGCTGGGGGACAGCGCCAACCAGTTCCACTACTTCCGGCTGTCGGCCGACAACCGGATCCTGTGGGGCGGCTACGACGCGATCTACCCCTACGGCGGCCGGGTGCGCGCCGAGTACGACGACCGGCCGGAGACCTACGCCAAGCTCGCCGGGCACTTCTTCGGCTGCTTCCCGCAGCTGGAGGGCGTCCGCTTCACGCACGCGTGGGGCGGCGCGATCGACACCTGCTCGCGCTTCTCGGCGTTCTTCGGCACGGCGCACCACGGGAAGGTCTCCTACGCGGCCGGCTACACCGGTCTCGGCGTCGGAGCGACCCGCTTCGGCGCCGAGGTGATGCTGGACCTGCTGTCGGGGGAGCGGACCGAGCGCACGGAGCTGGAGATGGTCCGCAAGAAGCCGCTGCCCTTCCCGCCCGAGCCCTTCGCCTGGACCGGCATCGCCCTCACCAAGTGGTCGCTGGCCCGGGCGGACGCGCACGGCGGGCGGCGCAATCTGTGGCTGAAGACGATGGACCGGCTGGGGCTCGGCTTCGACAGCTGA
- a CDS encoding glycosyltransferase family 2 protein, which translates to MSEPTVTVVIGAYNAMPYLTRCLESVVEQSPGAYTLECLAVDDGSTDGTGKELDRFAAEHPGLVRVVHQQNSGGPSGPRNVALGLARGRYVFFLDADDHLGPHALRRMIDMAERNRSDVVLGKYVGVNCTVPASMFEADQEVVDLAASRVWYALTPHKLFRRSFLDERGLRFDEDVRIGEDRLFVTKAYLQASVISVVATEDCYYKVKRDDQGNITSSYSDLMKRFEVARRLMAAIAAHSEPGPVRDAALLRTFRGGLLDSFSWRFPLLDEGDRRKAMGIAKEQLDAFYTPELDAQMTAPHRLAAHCSRHGLHQELIEVIDFLKEERSGRGPAHEVVVDGGRAYATYPYFRDETAGIPDSCYDITDDLRQDDRLDAVEWRRIRRGGVLRLRGYGRIENVPTRQPATELVLRLRNDGREARVPVRPAPLPAATPDQAFDDALAGFTADVDLTRALDGAPLPTGIWDVYLNVRTQGLSTQRRFGARKADDLAAATGGRSGSLHVKPYYTQGYANLSLHITVAPKKEPGKWRPTRLERRVRGRLSGLGRRIGGRRLRGIVRRRRLSALGGPGRSPRP; encoded by the coding sequence GTGTCGGAACCAACCGTCACAGTCGTCATCGGCGCCTACAACGCGATGCCCTACCTGACCCGCTGTCTGGAGTCGGTGGTCGAGCAGTCGCCGGGCGCGTACACACTCGAATGTCTGGCCGTCGACGACGGCTCCACGGACGGCACCGGCAAGGAGCTGGACCGGTTCGCCGCCGAGCATCCCGGCCTCGTGCGCGTCGTCCACCAACAGAACTCCGGGGGGCCGAGCGGCCCGCGCAACGTCGCTCTCGGGCTGGCCCGGGGCCGCTACGTGTTCTTCCTGGACGCCGACGACCATCTCGGCCCGCACGCCCTGCGCCGGATGATCGACATGGCCGAGCGCAACCGCTCCGACGTGGTGCTGGGCAAGTACGTGGGCGTGAACTGCACGGTGCCCGCCTCCATGTTCGAGGCCGACCAGGAGGTCGTCGACCTGGCCGCCTCCCGCGTCTGGTACGCCCTGACGCCGCACAAGCTCTTCCGGCGCTCGTTCCTCGACGAGCGCGGGCTGCGCTTCGACGAGGACGTCCGCATCGGCGAGGACCGCCTCTTCGTCACCAAGGCGTATCTCCAGGCCTCCGTGATCTCCGTGGTCGCCACCGAGGACTGCTACTACAAGGTGAAGCGCGACGACCAGGGCAACATCACCAGCAGCTACAGCGACCTGATGAAACGTTTCGAGGTCGCCCGGCGCCTGATGGCCGCGATCGCCGCCCACAGTGAACCCGGACCCGTACGCGACGCCGCGCTGCTGCGGACCTTCAGGGGCGGCCTGCTGGACTCCTTCTCCTGGCGATTCCCCCTTCTGGACGAAGGCGACCGCCGCAAGGCCATGGGCATCGCCAAGGAACAGCTGGACGCGTTCTACACCCCGGAACTCGACGCGCAGATGACCGCGCCGCACCGCCTCGCCGCCCACTGCTCCCGGCACGGACTGCACCAGGAGCTGATCGAGGTCATCGACTTCCTGAAGGAGGAGCGCAGCGGACGCGGTCCCGCGCACGAGGTGGTCGTGGACGGCGGGCGCGCCTACGCGACCTACCCGTACTTCCGCGACGAGACGGCCGGCATCCCCGACTCCTGCTACGACATCACCGACGACCTGCGCCAGGACGACCGGCTGGACGCCGTGGAATGGCGCCGGATCCGGCGCGGCGGCGTCCTGCGGCTGCGCGGCTACGGCCGCATCGAGAACGTGCCCACCCGTCAGCCGGCCACCGAACTGGTCCTGCGGCTGCGCAACGACGGCCGCGAGGCACGCGTCCCCGTCCGCCCCGCACCGCTGCCCGCCGCGACCCCGGACCAGGCCTTCGACGATGCGCTCGCGGGCTTCACCGCGGACGTCGACCTCACCAGGGCCCTGGACGGCGCCCCGCTGCCGACGGGCATCTGGGACGTGTACCTGAACGTCCGCACCCAGGGCCTGAGCACCCAGCGCAGATTCGGCGCCCGCAAGGCCGACGACCTCGCCGCGGCCACCGGCGGCCGCAGCGGGAGCCTCCACGTCAAGCCGTACTACACGCAGGGCTACGCCAACCTCAGCCTGCACATCACCGTCGCCCCGAAGAAGGAGCCGGGGAAGTGGCGGCCGACGCGACTCGAACGGCGGGTCCGCGGGCGGCTCAGCGGCCTCGGTCGGCGCATCGGCGGCCGACGGCTGCGCGGGATCGTACGGCGCAGACGCCTGTCCGCCCTCGGCGGACCCGGCCGATCCCCCAGGCCCTAG
- the gabT gene encoding 4-aminobutyrate--2-oxoglutarate transaminase translates to MTALPQERRVVTAIPGPKSQELQARRLAAVAAGVGSVLPVFTARAGGGIIEDVDGNRLIDFGSGIAVTSVGASAEAVVRRASAQLADFTHTCFMVTPYEGYVEVAEALAELTPGDHAKKSALFNSGAEAVENAVKIARAYTKRQAVVVFDHGYHGRTNLTMALTAKNMPYKHGFGPFAPEVYRVPVAYGYRWLTGPENAGAEASAQAIDMINKQIGADNVAAIIIEPVLGEGGFIEPAKGFLPAISKFASDNGIVFVADEIQSGFCRTGQWFACEDEGIVPDLITTAKGIAGGLPLAAVTGRAEIMDAAHAGGLGGTYGGNPVACAGALGSIETMKELDLNARAKAIEATMKARLSAMAEKFDVIGDVRGRGAMIAIELVKDRATKEPNPEATAALAKACHQEGLLVLTCGTYGNVLRFLPPLVISEDLLDEGLDIIEQAFARI, encoded by the coding sequence ATGACCGCCCTTCCGCAGGAGCGCCGCGTCGTCACCGCCATCCCCGGCCCGAAGTCGCAGGAGCTGCAGGCCCGCCGTCTCGCCGCGGTCGCGGCCGGTGTGGGCTCCGTGCTTCCGGTCTTCACCGCGCGCGCGGGCGGCGGCATCATCGAGGACGTCGACGGCAACCGCCTGATCGACTTCGGCTCCGGCATCGCGGTGACCTCGGTCGGCGCGTCCGCCGAGGCCGTCGTACGCCGCGCCTCCGCGCAGCTCGCCGACTTCACCCACACCTGTTTCATGGTCACGCCGTACGAGGGCTACGTCGAGGTCGCCGAGGCCCTCGCCGAGCTCACCCCGGGTGACCACGCCAAGAAGTCCGCGCTGTTCAACAGCGGCGCCGAGGCCGTCGAGAACGCCGTCAAGATCGCGCGGGCGTACACCAAGCGGCAGGCCGTCGTCGTCTTCGACCACGGCTACCACGGCCGGACGAACCTGACCATGGCGCTGACGGCGAAGAACATGCCGTACAAGCACGGCTTCGGCCCGTTCGCGCCCGAGGTCTACCGGGTGCCGGTGGCGTACGGCTACCGCTGGCTGACCGGCCCGGAGAACGCCGGCGCCGAGGCCTCCGCCCAGGCGATCGACATGATCAACAAGCAGATCGGCGCGGACAACGTGGCCGCGATCATCATCGAGCCGGTGCTCGGCGAGGGCGGCTTCATCGAGCCGGCGAAGGGCTTCCTGCCGGCCATCAGCAAGTTCGCGTCCGACAACGGCATCGTCTTCGTCGCCGACGAGATCCAGTCCGGCTTCTGCCGCACCGGCCAGTGGTTCGCCTGCGAGGACGAGGGCATCGTCCCGGACCTGATCACCACGGCCAAGGGCATCGCGGGCGGTCTGCCGCTGGCCGCCGTGACCGGCCGCGCCGAGATCATGGACGCGGCGCACGCGGGCGGCCTCGGCGGCACCTACGGCGGCAACCCGGTCGCCTGCGCGGGCGCCCTCGGCTCGATCGAGACGATGAAGGAGCTCGACCTCAACGCCAGGGCGAAGGCGATCGAGGCGACGATGAAGGCCCGGCTGTCCGCGATGGCCGAGAAGTTCGACGTCATCGGCGACGTCCGCGGCCGGGGCGCGATGATCGCCATCGAGCTGGTCAAGGACCGTGCGACGAAGGAGCCGAACCCGGAGGCGACCGCCGCGCTCGCCAAGGCCTGCCACCAGGAGGGCCTGCTGGTCCTGACCTGCGGCACCTACGGCAACGTGCTGCGCTTCCTGCCCCCGCTGGTCATCAGCGAGGACCTGCTCGACGAGGGCCTCGACATCATCGAGCAGGCCTTCGCGCGCATCTGA